Proteins encoded in a region of the Eschrichtius robustus isolate mEscRob2 chromosome 14, mEscRob2.pri, whole genome shotgun sequence genome:
- the LOC137776718 gene encoding large ribosomal subunit protein eL31-like, with protein sequence MAPTKKGGEKKKGRFTINEVVTREYTINIHRCFHGMGFKERASRALREIRKFAMKETGTPDVRIDTRLNKAIWAKGIRNIPYRIHVRLSRKYDNDEDSPNKL encoded by the coding sequence ATGGCTCCCACAAAGAAGGGAGGTGAGAAGAAGAAGGGCCGCTTCACCATCAACGAGGTGGTGACCAGAGAATACACCATCAACATTCACAGGTGCTTCCACGGAATGGGTTTCAAGGAGCGTGCCTCTCGGGCACTCAGAGAAATCCGGAAATTTGCAATGAAGGAGACGGGAACTCCAGATGTACGCATTGACACCAGGCTCAACAAAGCCATCTGGGCCAAAGGAATAAGGAATATTCCATACCGTATCCATGTGCGGCTGTCCAGAAAGTATGACAACGATGAAGATTCACCAAACAAGCTCTAA